The DNA segment TTGttgagaagagaaagacATCGTCAATTAACTTTGTGGATTGTTAATCGAATCACTGcagaagttgaagaaaaaatcaagagtTCTTCCGATGAAATCGAACAAATATTCTTATATTTAATGTTAAACGATGTTGTGAGGGCTTCCAAGTTAGCAATTGAGTCCAAGAATGGTCATTTGAGCGTGTTAATATCTTGTCTAGGTTCGAATGACCCTAGAATACGTGATTTAGCAAAGCTGCAATTACAGAAGTGGTCAACTGGCGGAGGCAGCGTTAACAACTACATTTCGAGAGTTTACAAGCTGTTAAGCGGGTCACCCTTTGAAGGCCTATTTTCCCTCAAAGAGcttgaaaatgaatttaGTTGGTTGTGCCTTCTAAATTTGACACTATGCTACGGTGAAATAGATGAGTATTCCCTAGAAGCCCTCGTTCAATCGCATTTAGatatgttttctttgacttATAATGATCCTATTAGTGCCATTTTCCAATTATATGCAGCTAATGAAAACACAGAAAAGTTGTACAAAGATGTTAGGCAAAGAACTAAGGCCTTAGATGTTCAATACTGTTGGTACTTGATTCAAACATTAAAGTTCAATGAAATTCGCGTTTTTTCGAAAGAGACTAGTGACGAAGCTACATTTGCCTTTGCAGCCCAACTAGAATTCGCACAACTACATAGTCATTCTCTCTTTGTTTCCtgctttttcaatgatgaTGCTGTCGCGGAAGACATCATTAAAAGACTTGTTATTCGTGAAATATCATTACTACAAAAGGCTCCAAACGATCATATTGTAAAAAAACTGAGAATCCCTTCACGATTGATATTCAATGCTCAGGCCTTGAAAGATAGATACGAAGGTAATTATTTTTCTGAGGTGCAGAATCTATTAAAGGGATCGTCCTATGATTTGGcagaaaaaacaattgTTACAGTGTTGGGACCAAGGCTCTTGTTATCAAACGATCCCATGCAGAATAATGAACTGGAAACTttaagaaaaattcttaaCGAATTTCCCGATTCTGAGAAAGATAAATGGGGCGTAAGCatgaaagtttttgaagactACCTGAAGTTCATATTAGAAAAAGTAGAGACCCCAGAAACTATAAACTCGCTGATTAATGGGATGAAGATATTTtacgaagaaaataagcATAATCGTGAAGTTCCTGCATGTTGTAATGTTATGTCTGAGAAGATTGTATCAAATATACTAAAAAAGAACAGCTCTATCATCGGCGACTCGAAGAGCAAATTGCTTGGCCTCCCTTTAGGACAGCCTGAAAAGGCTTACTTGGAGAGCGAGTTTGCCAAAATTTAATGAAATGTACATATAAGACATGTAAATTATCttttatcttcaaaaaaagaaaaagaagaaaagaatgtAGTACACTTGATATTACTGGAGCAattctttatatatactGAGCTCAAGATGTCTTTTGTGGGAATATCACTTAGATAAAGCGATATATAGATTCAAAATGATTCAATCTCCATTTATATGTCTACCATTTGAACATGATCTGGCCAAGTAACTATATATCCCCAACTGCATCTCTGAGGGCTTCGACAACCTTGAGTACAGCTGTTGAAGCGGGACTGTCAGGATAGGTGTCTAGAAAGCTTTCACCCATGTCACAACTCTTGCCAATTCTTGGATCTAAGGGAACAGAACCTAAAAATCTGATTCCCAATTCCTTACAGAGCGCCTCGCCTCCTCCTGTAGTGGCTTTAAATATTTGAGATTCTCCTTTACAGTTTGGACAGACAAATCCACTCATATTCTCCACTAGCCCAAGGATATTGATACCGGCCTTTCTACAAAAATTAATCTCTTTACGTACATCCAGCAAAGCTACTTCTTGGGGGGTAGTAACTACAAGCGCACCGTCTATGCCAGATTCCTTCATGTACTTGTTTATTGAAATATGCTCATCAGATGTTCCCGGAGGTGTGTCAATCACCAAGTAATCAAGCTTATCCCAATCAACATCttttaaaaatttctttatcagcagatttttctttgtgCCTCTCCATATAACAGCGGAATCGTCATTCGGAAGCATGTATTGAATAGACATGGTGGCTAAGTTATCAGCTACATACACAGGTGTCCAACCAGAGTTCGATTCATGGACAGTCTCATTAACGCAACCTAACATGTGTGGCAGAGAAGGTCCACATATATCTAGATCCATAGCACCTATCTGTAAATCTTCGTCAGCTGAGAGTGCCCAACTTAACATCGTGGCAAAGGTTGACTTGCCAACACCACCTTTACCGGATAAGACCAATATCTTATGCTCTATTCCGGACAAATTATCTGTGATTAGTGGAATATCTGGATCAGGACCCTTCGGAAGACTTTCGCAGATGTCTTTATTGGCGCAACTACCACAGGTATCGGACTTACCTGCCAACTCTGATTCTGGACCAGGACAATGTTCTGGTTCTGGCTGATTAAGTTCATACTCTGCTGGTAAAATTTCGTCGTTCACGTGTGGGAGTATCTCAGTCATCTCGATTTGTTACTTATCTGGGTGTAGTGTGTTATCTGGTTCTGAGCATGCAAAAAAGTCTGCTTTGAACCTAACTTAAAAGTTTGTTAATCAATGATATACCTAATGTAGTCTTTAAACATTAAATATTATTTTACATTACTAATCATCGTAGAATTAATTTGCCCGAAAAGCACGCCCGGGAGCGCATTTTTACTACTAGAAGTTGTGCTAAAGGATACGCCCGAATGTTAACTGGTTGCCGTTGCTCTAATTTATCGGTATAAGAGAGAGGGGAATGGCGCTAAATGACTTATTATAACACAGTCATTGTTGGGCATGTTTGCGTGCTACGTTTAagttgatgaagatggaGTTTATTAGCTGTATTCCTATGGCCAATGAAGAAGCGCAAAGTAGAGAAAGTGATGAACGTGGTCTCTGTAAGGTCCGGATCGAGGATAATATTACATTGGAAACATTAAATGATAGTAATCTGATGGGACTTAGAATAAAGAGCTTACTGATTAGCGAAGGTACAGtaatattttccaaaagcAGTTTTGGAATTAATGACGTGCGAATTTTTACTGGAGAGAATATCGATGAAAGGTCTAGAAAACATGTATGGTATGAACTGCTTAGAATGTTGACTGGTCATAAAGTTTACGTTGCGGCGTTAGAGGATAGAATagtattttcaaaatggaCATGTAGAATGCAAGACAACGAGGTGTGGAAAGTAGTTATGGAATTGGAGTCATCAGCAATCGTTAGAAAAATCGCTGAACTGACCTTGTATCCAGTTTCGGAGGGTGAGATTGATTTGTTTGAAATGGCAGATAAATTGTATCGAGATGTTTGTCGTGTCAACGACTCTTACCGGAAAATGAGGGAA comes from the Saccharomyces kudriavzevii IFO 1802 strain IFO1802 genome assembly, chromosome: 7 genome and includes:
- the NBP35 gene encoding Fe-S cluster-binding ATPase (similar to Saccharomyces cerevisiae NBP35 (YGL091C); ancestral locus Anc_6.181); its protein translation is MTEILPHVNDEILPAEYELNQPEPEHCPGPESELAGKSDTCGSCANKDICESLPKGPDPDIPLITDNLSGIEHKILVLSGKGGVGKSTFATMLSWALSADEDLQIGAMDLDICGPSLPHMLGCVNETVHESNSGWTPVYVADNLATMSIQYMLPNDDSAVIWRGTKKNLLIKKFLKDVDWDKLDYLVIDTPPGTSDEHISINKYMKESGIDGALVVTTPQEVALLDVRKEINFCRKAGINILGLVENMSGFVCPNCKGESQIFKATTGGGEALCKELGIRFLGSVPLDPRIGKSCDMGESFLDTYPDSPASTAVLKVVEALRDAVGDI